In the genome of Rhodamnia argentea isolate NSW1041297 chromosome 3, ASM2092103v1, whole genome shotgun sequence, one region contains:
- the LOC115730572 gene encoding disease resistance protein RPV1-like: protein MEGTKLIKERLCYKRVLLLLDDVDKTSQLDALMQKCDWFGKGSKIIITTRDQGILDRPTLVDGTYELTGMDFGHSLQLFSKHAFRRDYPLEQYISHSERALNICGGLPLALEVIGSLLSGKSIEKWDTILKELEELPQEDVQRKLMISIESLNEDQRKIFLDVACFFIGFDKRIVIHMWESCRFLPVQSLQILQQRSLIKIREDNQLWMHDWLRAIGRNSIQQGSGRKLEKQQWVWTQAQALEVLERIQMGGVVHGIGCIEAICLKLEKLFQYSLIKECLPSLLNVRFLQVDSEDFNGNTYSIPTPVGRFLYYHWSNLLETTSGPFILPELRWLSWHYLPAAFKLTHFSLRKLVILDFSRSRITEKWDGWSHIKLAKDLKVLNLTECEKLRKTPDLSPYVNLERLILEGCKRLVHIDPSIGHLKRLVFLSLKDCFCLRKLPDEMGELESLRELLLDSTSIKEIPEWRKMRKLEILSLFSCLSLEKFSSIGCTASAAEPKSIKNLNSLIELDISETRKIEKLPESIGSMKNLKVLKLKYCLIRKLPSAIGMMEKLEQLEAGDVVLEEIPDNIGKLQFLRILKLQPTRISALPQLPESLITVSFHSYSMKMLPDLSNLLNLRTLSLHLDQPKDPPKLEEAPSGWWIGRLRMLEELDLASLDITSLSSDIVFLSQLKRLKLGCDNLQCLPRLPSNLSSLLIWRSSSLKTTGDLSYLKSLSDLTVRRCDQLTEIQGLEGLENLISLELNELPSLAELPDLTNLKKLKKIHPKY, encoded by the exons ATGGAGGGGACAAAGTTGATCAAGGAAAGGTTGTGCTATAAAAGAGTGCTTCTTCTACTTGATGATGTTGACAAAACAAGTCAACTTGATGCGCTCATGCAGAAGTGTGATTGGTTTGGAAAAGGAAGTAAGATTATTATTACGACCAGAGACCAAGGGATTCTCGATAGGCCTACACTTGTTGATGGGACTTACGAACTTACTGGCATGGATTTTGGTcattctcttcaactttttagcaAACATGCGTTTAGAAGAGATTATCCCTTAGAGCAATACATCTCTCACTCTGAAAGAGCACTAAATATATGCGGCGGTCTTCCTTTAGCTCTCGAGGTAATAGGTTCTCTTTTGTCAGGAAAAAGCATTGAGAAGTGGGATACCATATTAAAGGAGTTAGAAGAGTTGCCTCAAGAGGATGTCCAAAGGAAGCTGATGATCAGCATTGAGTCATTAAATGAagaccaaagaaaaatatttcttgatgTCGCTTGTTTCTTCATAGGTTTTGATAAAAGAATTGTGATTCACATGTGGGAAAGTTGTAGATTTCTTCCTGTACAATCGCTTCAAATCCTCCAGCAAAGATCTTTGATAAAGATCAGAGAAGATAACCAACTGTGGATGCATGATTGGTTAAGAGCTATTGGAAGAAATTCCATACAACAAGGAAGTGGGAGGAAACTAGAGAAGCAACAATGGGTGTGGACTCAAGCACAAGCATTGGAGGTTCTCGAGAGGATTCAG ATGGGAGGCGTTGTTCATGGAATTGGATGTATTGAAGCAATATGTCTTAAGCTTGAGAAGCTCTTTCAATACTCCTTGATAAAAGAATGCCTACCAAGCCTTTTAAATGTAAGGTTCCTCCAAGTGGATAGCGAAGACTTCAATGGGAACACATACTCCATCCCTACTCCCGTGGGTCGTTTTCTATACTACCATTGGTCAAATCTCCTTGAAACCACATCCGGCCCATTTATCCTTCCAGAATTGAGATGGCTTTCATGGCATTACTTGCCTGCGGCTtttaaattgactcatttttcccTGAGGAAGCTGGTAATCCTTGATTTCTCAAGGAGTAGAATCACAGAAAAATGGGATGGATGGAGCCACATCAAG TTGGCTAAGGATTTGAAGGTCCTAAACCTGACTGAATGCGAAAAATTGCGAAAAACTCCGGACTTGTCCCCTTATGTCAATTTAGAGCGGCTGATTCTTGAAGGATGTAAGAGGTTGGTTCACATTGATCCATCCATCGGTCACCTTAAAAGGTTGGTCTTCTTAAGTTTGAAGGATTGTTTTTGTCTCCGCAAGTTACCGGATGAGATGGGCGAACTGGAATCATTAAGGGAACTTCTTTTGGACTCTACATCTATAAAAGAGATCCCTGAATGGAGAAAGATGAGGAAACTGGAAATTCTCAGCTTGTTTTCGTGTCtatcattggaaaaattcagTTCCATTGGTTGCACAGCATCAGCAGCGGAGCCTAAGTCGATCAAAAATCTCAATTCACTGATTGAGTTGGATATATCGGAAACGAGGAAAATTGAGAAGTTACCTGAATCCATTGGGAGtatgaagaatttgaaagttctaaagTTAAAGTACTGCCTTATAAGAAAACTACCTAGCGCCATTGGAATGATGGAGAAGCTCGAACAGCTAGAGGCGGGGGATGTTGTTCTTGAAGAAATTCCCGATAATATTGGGAAGTTACAATTTTTGAGAATCTTGAAATTGCAACCCACAAGAATTTCGGCATTGCCTCAGCTTCCAGAAAGTCTCATCACTGTAAGTTTTCATTCGTACTCAATGAAGATGTTGCCGGACCTCTCGAACCTATTGAATTTGAGAACATTGAGTCTGCACTTGGATCAGCCCAAAGATCCTCCTAAACTTGAAGAAGCTCCGAGTGGTTGGTGGATTGGAAGATTACGCATGCTCGAGGAATTGGACTTGGCTAGTCTTGATATCACCTCCCTATCGTCCGATATCGTTTTCCTTTCTCAGCTGAAGCGACTCAAGCTTGGCTGCGATAATTTGCAATGCCTACCTAGACTTCCGTCAAATTTGTCATCCTTATTGATCTGGCGGAGTTCGAGTTTGAAGACAACGGGGGATCTTTCGTATTTGAAATCGCTATCGGATTTGACAGTTAGGAGGTGTGACCAGCTAACGGAGATTCAAGGCCTTGAAGGTTTGGAGAATTTGATATCATTGGAGCTCAATGAGCTTCCATCATTGGCGGAGTTGCCTGATTTGACtaacttgaagaagctcaagaAAATTCATCCAAAGTACTAA